The DNA segment CTTTTTTAGCTCCTTGACCAGCGGCACCGCCACGAGTCTCTTTTTGTGCTGTAAATGAAGGAGCAAGATCTCTCTTACCATAAACTTCACCACGACAAATCCATACTTTGATTCCTAACAAACCAACTTTTGTTAGTGCCTCTGCTAAAGAGTAATCAATGTCTGCGCGTAATGTGTGTAGAGGTGTACGTCCTTCTTTGTACATTTCTGAACGTGCCATCTCTGCTCCGTTTAGACGTCCTGAAATTTGGATTTTGATTCCCTCTGCTCCGGCACGCATAGTGTTTGATATCGCAGTTTTGATTGCACGACGGTAAGCCATCTTTCCTTCAAGCTGACGAGCAATGCTATTAGCAACAATAACGGCGTCAAGTTCCGGTTTCTTTATCTCGTAGATATTGATTTGGATATCTTTGTCAGACTTGTCGGTGATTTTCTTTAACTCCTCTTTGAGTTTATCAACCTCTTGTCCACCTTTTCCGATAACCATACCGGGACGTGATGTGCAAATAGTTATAATTATAAGTTTTAGAGTACGCTCAATGATGATGCGTGATACTCCACTTGCTTTTGAAAGACGGGCATTTAGATATTTACGGATATTGCTGTCTTCTAATAACTTGTCTCCGTACTTATCGCCGCCGTACCAGTTAGAATCCCAGCCTCTGATGATTCCTAATCGGTTGCTTATCGGATTTACTTTTTGTCCCATCTCTTATTAATCTTGATTTTCGTTTTTAGTTATTGTATCAACAAACAAGGTTACGTGGTTTGAACGTTTACGGATTCTGTATCCGCGACCTTGTGGTGCCGGACGTAGGCGTTTCAACATAGCAGCTCCATCAACAAAGATCTCTGATATGTATAGTTCGCCGCTCTCGGCTTTGCGTTCGTTTTTCTGTTCCCAGTTGGCAATTGCTGAACGCAACAATTTTTCTAATCTTGCCGATGCCTCTTTTGTAGAGAATTTAAGTACGCCAAGTGCTCTGAACACTTCCATTCCTCTTACCATATCAGCAACTAAACGCATTTTACGGGGTGAGGTTGGTACATTGTTCAGCTTAGCGAAGCTCTT comes from the Bacteroidales bacterium genome and includes:
- the rpsC gene encoding 30S ribosomal protein S3 → MGQKVNPISNRLGIIRGWDSNWYGGDKYGDKLLEDSNIRKYLNARLSKASGVSRIIIERTLKLIIITICTSRPGMVIGKGGQEVDKLKEELKKITDKSDKDIQINIYEIKKPELDAVIVANSIARQLEGKMAYRRAIKTAISNTMRAGAEGIKIQISGRLNGAEMARSEMYKEGRTPLHTLRADIDYSLAEALTKVGLLGIKVWICRGEVYGKRDLAPSFTAQKETRGGAAGQGAKKGFKRNKK
- the rplV gene encoding 50S ribosomal protein L22 encodes the protein MGARKRESAEKRKEALKEKSFAKLNNVPTSPRKMRLVADMVRGMEVFRALGVLKFSTKEASARLEKLLRSAIANWEQKNERKAESGELYISEIFVDGAAMLKRLRPAPQGRGYRIRKRSNHVTLFVDTITKNENQD